The following proteins come from a genomic window of Sander vitreus isolate 19-12246 chromosome 14, sanVit1, whole genome shotgun sequence:
- the sdhaf3 gene encoding succinate dehydrogenase assembly factor 3, mitochondrial, whose product MAASAHVSRVRSLYKRILVLHRFLPIDLRALGDQYVKDEFRRNKRASSEEVKSFMTEWEKYKDTLQTQVLQSAGKPLSSVKFGADLSEGKLSNFQDDQIGQLYELMLESTKSSRQFDIQEDSK is encoded by the exons ATGGCGGCTTCTGCTCATGTCTCCAGAGTCCGGTCATTGTACAAGAGGATTCTGGTCCTGCATCGGTTCCTGCCGATAGATTTAAGAGCCCTCGGGGACCAGTATGTCAAAGACGAGTTCAGAAGAAACAAACGGGCGTCGTCCGAAGAGGTGAAGAGCTTCATGACAGAGTGGGAG AAATACAAGGACACCCTGCAGACTCAGGTACTGCAGTCAGCGGGGAAGCCACTCAGCTCAGTCAAGTTTGGGGCCGATCTGTCGGAGGGGAAACTCAGCAACTTCCAGGACGACCAGATAGGCCAACTGTACGAACTCATGCTGGAATCCACCAAGTCCAGCAGACAGTTCGACATCCAGGAGGATAGCAAATGA